The proteins below are encoded in one region of Pan paniscus chromosome 4, NHGRI_mPanPan1-v2.0_pri, whole genome shotgun sequence:
- the SEPTIN8 gene encoding septin-8 isoform X6 — MAATDLERFSNAEPEPRSLSLGGHVGFDSLPDQLVSKSVTQGFSFNILCVGETGIGKSTLMNTLFNTTFETEEASHHEACVRLRPQTYDLQESNVQLKLTIVDAVGFGDQINKDERPIVDYIDAQFENYLQEELKIRRSLFDYHDTRIHVCLYFITPTGHSLKSLDLVTMKKLDSKVNIIPIIAKADTISKSELHKFKIKIMGELVSNGVQIYQFPTDDEAVAEINAVMNAHLPFAVVGSTEEVKVGNKLVRARQYPWGVVQVENENHCDFVKLREMLIRVNMEDLREQTHSRHYELYRRCKLEEMGFQDSDGDSQPFSLQETYEAKRKEFLSELQRKEEEMRQMFVNKVKETELELKEKERELHEKFEHLKRVHQEEKRKVEEKRRELEEETNAFNRRKAAVEALQSQALHATSQQPLRKDKDKKKASGWSSIYSVTIP, encoded by the exons AATGCAGAGCCAGAGCCCCGGAGCCTCTCCCTGGGCGGCCATGTGGGTTTCGACAGCCTCCCCGACCAGCTGGTCAGCAAGTCGGTCACTCAGGGCTTCAGCTTCAACATCCTCTGTGTGG GGGAGACCGGCATTGGCAAATCCACACTGATGAACACACTCTTCAACACGACCTTCGAGACTGAGGAAGCCAGTCACCATGAGGCATGCGTACGCCTGCGGCCCCAGACCTACGACCTCCAGGAGAGCAACGTGCAGCTCAAGCTGACCATTGTGGATGCCGTGGGCTTTGGGGATCAGATCAATAAGGATGAGAG GCCCATAGTTGACTACATCGATGCGCAGTTTGAAAATTATCTGCAGGAGGAGCTGAAGATCCGCCGCTCGCTCTTCGACTACCATGACACAAGGATCCACGTTTGCCTCTACTTCATCACGCCCACAGGGCACTCCCTGAAGTCTCTAGATCTAGTGACCATGAAGAAACTAGACAGCAAG GTGAACATTATTCCCATCATCGCCAAGGCTGACACCATCTCCAAGAGCGAGCTCcacaagttcaagatcaagatcaTGGGCGAGTTGGTCAGCAACGGGGTCCAGATCTACCAGTTTCCCACGGATGACGAGGCTGTTGCAGAGATTAACGCAGTCATGAAT GCACATCTGCCCTTTGCCGTGGTGGGCAGCACCGAGGAGGTGAAGGTGGGGAACAAGCTGGTTCGAGCACGGCAGTACCCCTGGGGAGTGGTGCAGG TGGAGAATGAGAATCACTGCGACTTCGTGAAGCTGCGGGAGATGTTGATCCGGGTGAACATGGAAGACCTCCGCGAGCAGACCCACAGCCGGCACTACGAGCTCTACCGGCGCTGCAAGTTGGAGGAGATGGGCTTTCAGGACAGCGATGGTGACAGCCAGCCCTTCAG CCTACAAGAGACATACGAGGCCAAGAGGAAGGAGTTCCTAAGTGAGctgcagaggaaggaggaagagatgaGGCAGATGTTTGTCAACAAAGTGAAGGAGACAGAGCTGGAgctgaaggagaaggaaagggag CTCCATGAGAAGTTTGAGCACCTGAAGCGGGTCCACCAGGAGGAGAAGCGCAAGGTGGAGGAAAAGCGCCGGGAACTGGAGGAGGAGACCAACGCCTTCAATCGCCGGAAGGCTGCGGTGGAGGCCCTGCAGTCGCAGGCCTTGCACGCCACCTCGCAGCAGCCCCTGAGGAAGGACAAGGACAAGAAGAA agccaGTGGCTGGTCTTCCATTTACAGTGTCACTATTCCCTGA
- the SEPTIN8 gene encoding septin-8 isoform X8 translates to MAATDLERFSNAEPEPRSLSLGGHVGFDSLPDQLVSKSVTQGFSFNILCVGETGIGKSTLMNTLFNTTFETEEASHHEACVRLRPQTYDLQESNVQLKLTIVDAVGFGDQINKDERPIVDYIDAQFENYLQEELKIRRSLFDYHDTRIHVCLYFITPTGHSLKSLDLVTMKKLDSKVNIIPIIAKADTISKSELHKFKIKIMGELVSNGVQIYQFPTDDEAVAEINAVMNAHLPFAVVGSTEEVKVGNKLVRARQYPWGVVQVENENHCDFVKLREMLIRVNMEDLREQTHSRHYELYRRCKLEEMGFQDSDGDSQPFSLQETYEAKRKEFLSELQRKEEEMRQMFVNKVKETELELKEKERELHEKFEHLKRVHQEEKRKVEEKRRELEEETNAFNRRKAAVEALQSQALHATSQQPLRKDKDKKN, encoded by the exons AATGCAGAGCCAGAGCCCCGGAGCCTCTCCCTGGGCGGCCATGTGGGTTTCGACAGCCTCCCCGACCAGCTGGTCAGCAAGTCGGTCACTCAGGGCTTCAGCTTCAACATCCTCTGTGTGG GGGAGACCGGCATTGGCAAATCCACACTGATGAACACACTCTTCAACACGACCTTCGAGACTGAGGAAGCCAGTCACCATGAGGCATGCGTACGCCTGCGGCCCCAGACCTACGACCTCCAGGAGAGCAACGTGCAGCTCAAGCTGACCATTGTGGATGCCGTGGGCTTTGGGGATCAGATCAATAAGGATGAGAG GCCCATAGTTGACTACATCGATGCGCAGTTTGAAAATTATCTGCAGGAGGAGCTGAAGATCCGCCGCTCGCTCTTCGACTACCATGACACAAGGATCCACGTTTGCCTCTACTTCATCACGCCCACAGGGCACTCCCTGAAGTCTCTAGATCTAGTGACCATGAAGAAACTAGACAGCAAG GTGAACATTATTCCCATCATCGCCAAGGCTGACACCATCTCCAAGAGCGAGCTCcacaagttcaagatcaagatcaTGGGCGAGTTGGTCAGCAACGGGGTCCAGATCTACCAGTTTCCCACGGATGACGAGGCTGTTGCAGAGATTAACGCAGTCATGAAT GCACATCTGCCCTTTGCCGTGGTGGGCAGCACCGAGGAGGTGAAGGTGGGGAACAAGCTGGTTCGAGCACGGCAGTACCCCTGGGGAGTGGTGCAGG TGGAGAATGAGAATCACTGCGACTTCGTGAAGCTGCGGGAGATGTTGATCCGGGTGAACATGGAAGACCTCCGCGAGCAGACCCACAGCCGGCACTACGAGCTCTACCGGCGCTGCAAGTTGGAGGAGATGGGCTTTCAGGACAGCGATGGTGACAGCCAGCCCTTCAG CCTACAAGAGACATACGAGGCCAAGAGGAAGGAGTTCCTAAGTGAGctgcagaggaaggaggaagagatgaGGCAGATGTTTGTCAACAAAGTGAAGGAGACAGAGCTGGAgctgaaggagaaggaaagggag CTCCATGAGAAGTTTGAGCACCTGAAGCGGGTCCACCAGGAGGAGAAGCGCAAGGTGGAGGAAAAGCGCCGGGAACTGGAGGAGGAGACCAACGCCTTCAATCGCCGGAAGGCTGCGGTGGAGGCCCTGCAGTCGCAGGCCTTGCACGCCACCTCGCAGCAGCCCCTGAGGAAGGACAAGGACAAGAAGAA ttaa
- the SEPTIN8 gene encoding septin-8 isoform X11, whose translation MNTLFNTTFETEEASHHEACVRLRPQTYDLQESNVQLKLTIVDAVGFGDQINKDERPIVDYIDAQFENYLQEELKIRRSLFDYHDTRIHVCLYFITPTGHSLKSLDLVTMKKLDSKVNIIPIIAKADTISKSELHKFKIKIMGELVSNGVQIYQFPTDDEAVAEINAVMNAHLPFAVVGSTEEVKVGNKLVRARQYPWGVVQVENENHCDFVKLREMLIRVNMEDLREQTHSRHYELYRRCKLEEMGFQDSDGDSQPFSLQETYEAKRKEFLSELQRKEEEMRQMFVNKVKETELELKEKERELHEKFEHLKRVHQEEKRKVEEKRRELEEETNAFNRRKAAVEALQSQALHATSQQPLRKDKDKKN comes from the exons ATGAACACACTCTTCAACACGACCTTCGAGACTGAGGAAGCCAGTCACCATGAGGCATGCGTACGCCTGCGGCCCCAGACCTACGACCTCCAGGAGAGCAACGTGCAGCTCAAGCTGACCATTGTGGATGCCGTGGGCTTTGGGGATCAGATCAATAAGGATGAGAG GCCCATAGTTGACTACATCGATGCGCAGTTTGAAAATTATCTGCAGGAGGAGCTGAAGATCCGCCGCTCGCTCTTCGACTACCATGACACAAGGATCCACGTTTGCCTCTACTTCATCACGCCCACAGGGCACTCCCTGAAGTCTCTAGATCTAGTGACCATGAAGAAACTAGACAGCAAG GTGAACATTATTCCCATCATCGCCAAGGCTGACACCATCTCCAAGAGCGAGCTCcacaagttcaagatcaagatcaTGGGCGAGTTGGTCAGCAACGGGGTCCAGATCTACCAGTTTCCCACGGATGACGAGGCTGTTGCAGAGATTAACGCAGTCATGAAT GCACATCTGCCCTTTGCCGTGGTGGGCAGCACCGAGGAGGTGAAGGTGGGGAACAAGCTGGTTCGAGCACGGCAGTACCCCTGGGGAGTGGTGCAGG TGGAGAATGAGAATCACTGCGACTTCGTGAAGCTGCGGGAGATGTTGATCCGGGTGAACATGGAAGACCTCCGCGAGCAGACCCACAGCCGGCACTACGAGCTCTACCGGCGCTGCAAGTTGGAGGAGATGGGCTTTCAGGACAGCGATGGTGACAGCCAGCCCTTCAG CCTACAAGAGACATACGAGGCCAAGAGGAAGGAGTTCCTAAGTGAGctgcagaggaaggaggaagagatgaGGCAGATGTTTGTCAACAAAGTGAAGGAGACAGAGCTGGAgctgaaggagaaggaaagggag CTCCATGAGAAGTTTGAGCACCTGAAGCGGGTCCACCAGGAGGAGAAGCGCAAGGTGGAGGAAAAGCGCCGGGAACTGGAGGAGGAGACCAACGCCTTCAATCGCCGGAAGGCTGCGGTGGAGGCCCTGCAGTCGCAGGCCTTGCACGCCACCTCGCAGCAGCCCCTGAGGAAGGACAAGGACAAGAAGAA ttaa
- the SEPTIN8 gene encoding septin-8 isoform X7: MAATDLERFSNAEPEPRSLSLGGHVGFDSLPDQLVSKSVTQGFSFNILCVGETGIGKSTLMNTLFNTTFETEEASHHEACVRLRPQTYDLQESNVQLKLTIVDAVGFGDQINKDESYRPIVDYIDAQFENYLQEELKIRRSLFDYHDTRIHVCLYFITPTGHSLKSLDLVTMKKLDSKVNIIPIIAKADTISKSELHKFKIKIMGELVSNGVQIYQFPTDDEAVAEINAVMNAHLPFAVVGSTEEVKVGNKLVRARQYPWGVVQVENENHCDFVKLREMLIRVNMEDLREQTHSRHYELYRRCKLEEMGFQDSDGDSQPFSLQETYEAKRKEFLSELQRKEEEMRQMFVNKVKETELELKEKERELHEKFEHLKRVHQEEKRKVEEKRRELEEETNAFNRRKAAVEALQSQALHATSQQPLRKDKDKKN; encoded by the exons AATGCAGAGCCAGAGCCCCGGAGCCTCTCCCTGGGCGGCCATGTGGGTTTCGACAGCCTCCCCGACCAGCTGGTCAGCAAGTCGGTCACTCAGGGCTTCAGCTTCAACATCCTCTGTGTGG GGGAGACCGGCATTGGCAAATCCACACTGATGAACACACTCTTCAACACGACCTTCGAGACTGAGGAAGCCAGTCACCATGAGGCATGCGTACGCCTGCGGCCCCAGACCTACGACCTCCAGGAGAGCAACGTGCAGCTCAAGCTGACCATTGTGGATGCCGTGGGCTTTGGGGATCAGATCAATAAGGATGAGAG TTACAGGCCCATAGTTGACTACATCGATGCGCAGTTTGAAAATTATCTGCAGGAGGAGCTGAAGATCCGCCGCTCGCTCTTCGACTACCATGACACAAGGATCCACGTTTGCCTCTACTTCATCACGCCCACAGGGCACTCCCTGAAGTCTCTAGATCTAGTGACCATGAAGAAACTAGACAGCAAG GTGAACATTATTCCCATCATCGCCAAGGCTGACACCATCTCCAAGAGCGAGCTCcacaagttcaagatcaagatcaTGGGCGAGTTGGTCAGCAACGGGGTCCAGATCTACCAGTTTCCCACGGATGACGAGGCTGTTGCAGAGATTAACGCAGTCATGAAT GCACATCTGCCCTTTGCCGTGGTGGGCAGCACCGAGGAGGTGAAGGTGGGGAACAAGCTGGTTCGAGCACGGCAGTACCCCTGGGGAGTGGTGCAGG TGGAGAATGAGAATCACTGCGACTTCGTGAAGCTGCGGGAGATGTTGATCCGGGTGAACATGGAAGACCTCCGCGAGCAGACCCACAGCCGGCACTACGAGCTCTACCGGCGCTGCAAGTTGGAGGAGATGGGCTTTCAGGACAGCGATGGTGACAGCCAGCCCTTCAG CCTACAAGAGACATACGAGGCCAAGAGGAAGGAGTTCCTAAGTGAGctgcagaggaaggaggaagagatgaGGCAGATGTTTGTCAACAAAGTGAAGGAGACAGAGCTGGAgctgaaggagaaggaaagggag CTCCATGAGAAGTTTGAGCACCTGAAGCGGGTCCACCAGGAGGAGAAGCGCAAGGTGGAGGAAAAGCGCCGGGAACTGGAGGAGGAGACCAACGCCTTCAATCGCCGGAAGGCTGCGGTGGAGGCCCTGCAGTCGCAGGCCTTGCACGCCACCTCGCAGCAGCCCCTGAGGAAGGACAAGGACAAGAAGAA ttaa
- the SEPTIN8 gene encoding septin-8 isoform X5 produces the protein MAATDLERFSNAEPEPRSLSLGGHVGFDSLPDQLVSKSVTQGFSFNILCVGETGIGKSTLMNTLFNTTFETEEASHHEACVRLRPQTYDLQESNVQLKLTIVDAVGFGDQINKDESYRPIVDYIDAQFENYLQEELKIRRSLFDYHDTRIHVCLYFITPTGHSLKSLDLVTMKKLDSKVNIIPIIAKADTISKSELHKFKIKIMGELVSNGVQIYQFPTDDEAVAEINAVMNAHLPFAVVGSTEEVKVGNKLVRARQYPWGVVQVENENHCDFVKLREMLIRVNMEDLREQTHSRHYELYRRCKLEEMGFQDSDGDSQPFSLQETYEAKRKEFLSELQRKEEEMRQMFVNKVKETELELKEKERELHEKFEHLKRVHQEEKRKVEEKRRELEEETNAFNRRKAAVEALQSQALHATSQQPLRKDKDKKKASGWSSIYSVTIP, from the exons AATGCAGAGCCAGAGCCCCGGAGCCTCTCCCTGGGCGGCCATGTGGGTTTCGACAGCCTCCCCGACCAGCTGGTCAGCAAGTCGGTCACTCAGGGCTTCAGCTTCAACATCCTCTGTGTGG GGGAGACCGGCATTGGCAAATCCACACTGATGAACACACTCTTCAACACGACCTTCGAGACTGAGGAAGCCAGTCACCATGAGGCATGCGTACGCCTGCGGCCCCAGACCTACGACCTCCAGGAGAGCAACGTGCAGCTCAAGCTGACCATTGTGGATGCCGTGGGCTTTGGGGATCAGATCAATAAGGATGAGAG TTACAGGCCCATAGTTGACTACATCGATGCGCAGTTTGAAAATTATCTGCAGGAGGAGCTGAAGATCCGCCGCTCGCTCTTCGACTACCATGACACAAGGATCCACGTTTGCCTCTACTTCATCACGCCCACAGGGCACTCCCTGAAGTCTCTAGATCTAGTGACCATGAAGAAACTAGACAGCAAG GTGAACATTATTCCCATCATCGCCAAGGCTGACACCATCTCCAAGAGCGAGCTCcacaagttcaagatcaagatcaTGGGCGAGTTGGTCAGCAACGGGGTCCAGATCTACCAGTTTCCCACGGATGACGAGGCTGTTGCAGAGATTAACGCAGTCATGAAT GCACATCTGCCCTTTGCCGTGGTGGGCAGCACCGAGGAGGTGAAGGTGGGGAACAAGCTGGTTCGAGCACGGCAGTACCCCTGGGGAGTGGTGCAGG TGGAGAATGAGAATCACTGCGACTTCGTGAAGCTGCGGGAGATGTTGATCCGGGTGAACATGGAAGACCTCCGCGAGCAGACCCACAGCCGGCACTACGAGCTCTACCGGCGCTGCAAGTTGGAGGAGATGGGCTTTCAGGACAGCGATGGTGACAGCCAGCCCTTCAG CCTACAAGAGACATACGAGGCCAAGAGGAAGGAGTTCCTAAGTGAGctgcagaggaaggaggaagagatgaGGCAGATGTTTGTCAACAAAGTGAAGGAGACAGAGCTGGAgctgaaggagaaggaaagggag CTCCATGAGAAGTTTGAGCACCTGAAGCGGGTCCACCAGGAGGAGAAGCGCAAGGTGGAGGAAAAGCGCCGGGAACTGGAGGAGGAGACCAACGCCTTCAATCGCCGGAAGGCTGCGGTGGAGGCCCTGCAGTCGCAGGCCTTGCACGCCACCTCGCAGCAGCCCCTGAGGAAGGACAAGGACAAGAAGAA agccaGTGGCTGGTCTTCCATTTACAGTGTCACTATTCCCTGA